DNA from Halogeometricum sp. S1BR25-6:
GGGGGCCGTCACGGGTATCGCCGCGACCGCGTACTCGTTCGCGCTGTTCGGCGTACTCGGAGGCGTTCTCCCGAGCGGTGACTCTCCGGACCGGGGCCAGCGGAACATCGAAGGCGCGGCGGCGACCGCCGCGGACGGCGAGCCCCGAGCCACGATTTCCGCGCCGGCGCCGACGTCGAGACCTGCAACCGCCACGGCAGCGACGACGGCACCCACGCCCGAACCGACGGCGGCGGATACAGCGACCGCAACCTCCGCGCCGACGCCGACTGCAACGCCGACCGGGGTACCGATGTCCACCGAGACACCGACCCCTACGGCGACGCCGACAGCCACCCCAATGCCGACACAGACTCCGACGCCCACGCCGACCCCGACTCCGACGGCCACCCCTACACCGTCACAGACGCCCGTTCCGCTGGACGAGGGGGTGTCGGTCCCGCCGCTCCCGTCGGACGGCGACTACGACTGCGGCCACTTCGACACGGGGCGGCAGGCGCAGGAGGTCTACGAACGGGACACGAGCGACCCGCATGGACTCGACGGTGACGACGACGGTGAAGCCTGCGAGTCGTTGTGACGGAACGGTCCGCGGGGTGACGCCGCGGGGAGACACGCCGCTCTGCGGTGAACCTACGGATACGGACGGCTCCTCCGGACGAATCCCGACCACGAATCGCCCCTACCGCCGTTTCAGCAGCCTCGCGAGGCCGGCGCTCGTGACCATCTCGACGACGCCGAAGGCGACGGCGGGCACCGACGCGATGGGTGGAAGACCGGCCGCGACGACCAACGCGGCCGCGACGGCGAAATCGCGCATCCCCACTGACAGCATCGACGCGATTCGCGTCGGCCGCGGGGCCGAATAGCCGAGGAGGTATCCCGAGAGGTAGCCTACGCCGTTCAGAGCGACGGCGCCGATGCCGACGTCGACGAGCAGCGACGCGTTCGAGCGGATCACCGTCGCGTTCGCGGCGGTCACTCCGCCGATGACGAGGATAACCATCAGGGCGGACACCGCCGGATAGGAGGCGTCGTAGCGGGCGACCCGGTCGGGGAAGCGCGCTCTGGCACCGATGGCGACCAGTATCGGTGCGACGACCGCCACGAGTAACTGCTCGACAATCGGTGCCGTCGGAACGTCGATTTCACCGACGAGAAGGGAGAGGACGGCCGGAACGAATCCCGCGCTCCCGACGCCGATGGCGACCAACGCGGTCGTCGACAGCGCGGTGTCGCCGCCCGCGAGTTCGGTCATCACCGGCGTCACGAGTTCCGGCGTCACCGCGCCGAGGATCACGAACCCGACCGTCAGATGCGCCGAGAGACCGAGGCCGCGGGCGACTCCGAAGGCGACAAACGGCATCGTGACGTGCCCCGCGAGGACGAGGCCGAGCGTCCGGACGTCGATTCGACGGAACTGCTCGACCGAGAGCGTTAGCGAGATGCTGCCGATCATCACCGCGAGGATGAGTGTCGACGCCCGGGTGATGACCGACAGTCGGGGAAGAGCGACGCCGACGCCGACTGAGAGGAGGATCCACAGGAGGAGGTAGTCCTCGACCGCGTCGGTCAGTCTCATCGAGCGAATCGTCCCTCCGTCGGTACCGCCGCGGTATCATCGTGTCGGACTGGCCGAGGTGGCACCGAACGGTTTCGGGGGGTCTCTCGCGGACTGAGTTCGCTGAGAAAGCGCCGAGGGTGAGATTTGAACTCCACTCGCTCCCTGCGGTCGCTCGCTAGTTCAAATCTCACGTAGGCGTTACCCGACGACTCACGCGTACCGCGGCGCGACGAGACGCGCCGCTTTGTGGGTAAGTCTGTGAGAAAGCGCCGAGGGTGAGATTTGAACTCACGTGTCCGAATGGACAGTAGATTTCGAATCTACCGCCTTGGCCAGGCTAGGCTACCTCGGCTCGCATCTACACGTGGAACGGCCCGAGTTTAATCGGTTTCGATTTCGACGGACCACGTGGGTCCCACCCGGAGTACTAAGTCGCACGACGACGCGAGCATCGTATGGATATCCCCGAAGCGAGCGAGGCGTGCGGCGACGTCCTCGCCGAGGTGTCGAAGGCGGTCATCGCCGACCGAGAGTTCCTCGAACGCGTCATGCTCGGCGTCCTCTCGCGCGGCCACGTCCTCCTCGAAGACGTCCCCGGAACGGGCAAGACGCTCAGCGCCCGCAGCATCGCCACGGCGCTCGGACTCTCCTTCTCCCGCGTGCAGTTCACGCCGGACCTCCTCCCCTCCGACGTGACCGGCACGAACGTCTTCAACGAACGCGAGAAATCCTTCGAGTTCTCCGAGGGGCCCATCTTCGCCAACGTCGTCTTGGCCGACGAGATAAACCGCGCGCCGCCGAAGACGCAGGCCGCCCTCCTCGAAGCGATGGAGGAGGGACAGGTGACGGTGGACGGCGAGACGCACGACCTCCCGAAACCGTTCCTCGTCATCGCCACGCAGAACCCCGTCGAGAGCGAGGGCACTTTTCCCCTCCCCGAGGCGCAGATAGACCGCTTCGTCGTCAAGACCGAAATCGGCTACCCCGACGCCGACGGCGAGGTCGAACTGCTCCGCCGGCGCGTCGGCCGCGAGGCCCGCAGTCCGAGCGTCGGGCCCGTGCTGAACCGAGACGAGGTGCTCGACGTGCGACTCGTTCCGGAGGACGTCCGTGTCGACGAGGACCTGTTACGGTACATGGCGGAGGTGGCGCGGGCGACGCGCGTCGACCGGCGCGTTGAGGTGGGCGTCTCTCCCCGCGGAACGCAGCGACTCCTGGAGGCCGCCCGCGCCCGGGCGGTCCTCTCCGCGCGCGCGTTCGTCACCCCCGACGACGTCAAGCGCGTCTCCCCCGCCGTCCTCGCGCACCGACTCGTCCTCACGCCGGACGCGCACGTCAACGACGTGGACAAGGGGGACGTCGTCTCCGAGGTGCTCGGACGGGTCGAGGTGCCGACGGTGGATTCGGACTCTGAGTAGGGTCCCGAGGAGTTTGAGGCCGCACGACGCGGTCCGCGTATGCCGGATGTCGTCACCCCGCCGCCGGTGGAACGCGGCGACCGGGTCGCGGTACTCGTCCCCGCGTCGAACGCCTCGCGGTACTCGCCCCCGCGTCGAACGCCCCGGAATCCGCCCGCTTCGTCTACGAACTCGGTCTCGAACGGTTCGACGGCGTCCTCGTCGGACGGGTCGCCGCGCGTTCGCACGTCGAGGGCCATCTCCCGGAGTGGCGGACGGCGTACCGGGAGCGACAGCGGAACGCTATCGAGGGCGTCTTCGAGACGTACAACCCGGACGCCGCTCGTCTTCGACTGCGAGTTCGGCCACACCTACCCGACCTGTTCGATACCCGTCGGCGGCGAGGTCCGAATCGCCCCGGCAGCGGAGACGATACGGTTCGGCTGACGGGTGGTCTCCGGGGTCGCCGTTCGCGTCGCCCGCCGAATCGACCTGTCGGGCAGGACACCTACGTGCGTCCCGACCGAGACGTCGGTGTGGACACCGACCAGCAACTGCACGAGACGGACGCCCGCGGGTGGCGCCGCGGCGTCTACGACGACATCAAGCGGACGTTCCGCGCACCCATCGTCAACTGGATCTTCCGAACGGCGATGGCGAACGAACCCGAGTTCACGCGGTACGCGTGGGGGCAGGTCAAACCGCTCTTCGAGACCCGCGCGTTCGCGCGGCTGACGGTCGAGTACCGCGACGCCGTCCTCTCGGAACTCGAATCGGAGACGCCGATTTCGACGTACCGGGCGGCCGAGGCGGGCGTCGACCCCGCGGCCTACCGCGAACTCCGTGGGCAACTCGCCACCTACGACGTGGTCGCGCCGCGGTTGGCCGTGCTGTTCGAGACGATGGACCGAGCGCTGCGCGACGAGGCGGTCGGTTCGGACCCCGTCGACGGACGAGCGGCGACCGAACCGTTCCCCGAGTGGTTGGACCGCGACCGGGGGCACGCGCCGACGCTGCGCGATGTCGCCGACGTGCCCGAGGAGCTATCGGAGACGGTCGAGTCGGTCCAGGCGTTCCACGGATTCGACGGGGACACGCTGCCGAGCATCTACCGGACGCTCGCGCAGTGGCCCGCGTTCTTCGACCCGATGTGGGCGGACCTCGAACCCCGACTGGAGAGCGACGCCTTCGAGCGCGCCTGCGAGCGGACCGACGACCTCGTCGGGTCGTTCGTCGACGCCGCGCCGTACCGGCCGCGACTCGGCCCCGACGACCTCGAACGCGCCGGGTTCGACGAGGACACTGCGACGGGCGCGCGTGAGCTCTTCGGCCAGTTCGCGTCCGGTCCCGTCTCGACGGTCCTACCGGCGCTCCCGGCGTACGCCGCGACGGTGGACGCCACTGGGGAGCGCGACCTGCGCTGACCTGCGAGCGCCGGCCGGAGTGCGGAAGCGCCCCGAGAACGGCTACCGTCGCCGCCGACCCCGGTTCGACCCGCCGTCGTCACCGCCGCCGCGGAGCGCCGCGACCAGCGCGACGACGCCGAAGAGCAACAGCACGAGCGACGCGACGGGCTGACCGCCCCCGACCGAGAGAGACACCGCGTAGGCGACGGCGGCGCCGACGACGCCGACGGCCAGCGTCGTCGCGGAGTGGACGAGGGTCAGACGCGTCGTGTCCGCCTCGCGACCGAGTTGCTCGCCGACGCCGATGGCGTACTCGGCGGCGTCCCACGAGACGACCGTTCCGAGCGCGCCGAGGAGGAGAGGTTCGGGCGCCCCGCCCCGCGCGCCGGCGTAGAGAACGCCGAGGAACAGCGCCGTCGCCCCGAGCGTCACGACGCGGCGCGAGGCGCGGACCAGTCCCGCCGCGAGGACGAGGACGCCGACGCCGGCGGGGGCGAGCGCCCCGGTCGCGGCGACGCCGACGCCCGCGAACCCGAGCGCGGCGGCCCCGAGGGCGACGGAGAGTCCCGCCACAGTCGGCCGTCGGGTTATTTCGGTCACCGCGACCACCGCCGACCGGCGCGGGCGAGTTCGATCGCCAGCGGTCGCTCCCCCCAATCGACGACGCGCAGTCCGGCCCGTCGGAGGCGCGCGAGGCGGTTGCGTCGCTCGACGCGCGCGAGTCGGTGGCCGGCCGTGTCGTCCGTCGTCGGGTCCGGGCTGACGACGGTGACGAGGTGCCCGTAGGCGTCCAGCCGCCGCGCCGCGGTGACCGCGAGGTCGTCCGCCAGCGGCGAGAAAAAGAGCACCTGCGCGTCCGACGGGAGTCGGCGTCGCAGGCGCCGGAGCGCGACGATGGGGTAGTAGGGGTCGTTCGGCGGCGTCGGCGCGAGCGCGGGGTTCGCCGCGAACAACTCCCGCGCGCGCGCTCGGTGGTCCGCGCCGGTGGCGGGCGCGAGCCAGCACTCCCGCGGCGACAGCGCCGCCACGCCGACCCGGTCGCCGCTGTCCAAGAGCGAAGAAAACGCCCGCGTCGCGGCGTCGACGCTGCGCTCGACGGCGTTCTGTCCGCCCGCCTCCCCGGCGACGTACGACTCCTCCCTGGCGTCGACGACGAGGACGACGGTGGCCGCGCGCTCCTCGCGGAACTCCAGCGTCGCCATCTCCCCGGTGCGAGCGCGGCGGTTCCAGTCGATGCGGTTGAGCGGGTCGCCTCGGCGGTACTCGCGGGTGGAGTAGAACTCCAGTCCGTCGCCGGCGACGTCCGTCGCGACCCGGCCGGTGTACTGCGTCGTCAACCCCCGGAGCGGCAGGTCCGACGTGGCCTCCAGCGACGGCGCACACCGGAGCGTCGTCTCCTCGGCCGGCGCGAACGCCTCGCTGTGCTCCCGTTCGGCGCTGGGGCTGCGGACCACGGCCCGAAGCGGTTCCCAGACGTGCTCGCCGCGGACGGCCTCGACGGCGTAGGAGAACGTCGCGGACTTGCCCGCTCGGAGCGCCGTGCCGTGGCGCGCGGCGCCGTCGGTCACTTCAAGGGCCGGCGGGACGCCGTCTATCAGTCTGAGGTCGGTGAGCGCGGCACCCTCGTTCGTGACCGTGACGGTGACGCGCACCTCCTCGTCGGCGTCCGGCGTCGCCTCCGAGAGCGTCCGCTCGACGTCCAGTCTCGGCGTCGGCGCGTCGGAGAGCCACGCGTAGGCGGTGTAGGCCACGCCGACGCCCGCGACGAGGAGTAACGACGGCTGTTGGAGGACGACGCCCGCGGCGCCGGCGAGGAGGGCCGCCCCCTCGATGCCGGTCCAGCGGTTCGTGTCGATATCCCTCACGCGCGGCCCTCCTCGACCGGGTTGGACGCCGGGTTCGGTTCCGGTTCTCGTTCCCGTTCGCGCTCCCGCCTCCGTTCGGCGACGGAGCCGTCGCCGTCGTGTATCGCCTCGACGGCCGCGACGGTCCGCGCGACGCGCGCCGGCGCCGACGACTGGCGGCGGACGAGGAGGCTGAGCCGCCGCCGCCACGAGAGCGGGACGTCCGCACCGAGGTAGCGGGCCGCGATGGGGTCGTCCGTCCACGTCCCCTCGTCGACGTGCGCCTCGGCCGCCTCCGGCGAGCAGTTGTCGTGCAGGACGAGCGACTCGACGGCCGCCTCCCGGAGGCGCGCGCGGAGGTTCGACGCCCCCGAACCCCGCCACCCGTCGGCGCTCCCCGCTCGCCGGTCCGCGTCGTCGCCGGGCGTCGGCACCCGGTAGCGGAGTTCGGGATTACCCGTGTCGGTCGCGCGGTAGTCGACGTTCCGGCGGCCGAGCGCGTAGCGGAGGCCCTGCACGCCGGCCACGAGGCCGACGACGGTGACGAACACGAACGTCACGTTCAGACCGGGGACGACGAACCCCGCGAGGGCGGCGAGTCCTCCGAGGACCGCGACGACGCCGGCGCCCGCGACGAACGACCCGGTGTTCACGAGTCGTCCCCCGCGTCGGCGTACGCCGACTCGATGCGTCTGAGCGCCGTGACGGCCCGTTCTTCTCTCTCTTCGGTCGGCGACTCGCC
Protein-coding regions in this window:
- a CDS encoding bile acid:sodium symporter family protein: MRLTDAVEDYLLLWILLSVGVGVALPRLSVITRASTLILAVMIGSISLTLSVEQFRRIDVRTLGLVLAGHVTMPFVAFGVARGLGLSAHLTVGFVILGAVTPELVTPVMTELAGGDTALSTTALVAIGVGSAGFVPAVLSLLVGEIDVPTAPIVEQLLVAVVAPILVAIGARARFPDRVARYDASYPAVSALMVILVIGGVTAANATVIRSNASLLVDVGIGAVALNGVGYLSGYLLGYSAPRPTRIASMLSVGMRDFAVAAALVVAAGLPPIASVPAVAFGVVEMVTSAGLARLLKRR
- a CDS encoding AAA family ATPase; this encodes MDIPEASEACGDVLAEVSKAVIADREFLERVMLGVLSRGHVLLEDVPGTGKTLSARSIATALGLSFSRVQFTPDLLPSDVTGTNVFNEREKSFEFSEGPIFANVVLADEINRAPPKTQAALLEAMEEGQVTVDGETHDLPKPFLVIATQNPVESEGTFPLPEAQIDRFVVKTEIGYPDADGEVELLRRRVGREARSPSVGPVLNRDEVLDVRLVPEDVRVDEDLLRYMAEVARATRVDRRVEVGVSPRGTQRLLEAARARAVLSARAFVTPDDVKRVSPAVLAHRLVLTPDAHVNDVDKGDVVSEVLGRVEVPTVDSDSE
- a CDS encoding halocarboxylic acid dehydrogenase DehI family protein: MDTDQQLHETDARGWRRGVYDDIKRTFRAPIVNWIFRTAMANEPEFTRYAWGQVKPLFETRAFARLTVEYRDAVLSELESETPISTYRAAEAGVDPAAYRELRGQLATYDVVAPRLAVLFETMDRALRDEAVGSDPVDGRAATEPFPEWLDRDRGHAPTLRDVADVPEELSETVESVQAFHGFDGDTLPSIYRTLAQWPAFFDPMWADLEPRLESDAFERACERTDDLVGSFVDAAPYRPRLGPDDLERAGFDEDTATGARELFGQFASGPVSTVLPALPAYAATVDATGERDLR
- a CDS encoding DUF7519 family protein is translated as MAGLSVALGAAALGFAGVGVAATGALAPAGVGVLVLAAGLVRASRRVVTLGATALFLGVLYAGARGGAPEPLLLGALGTVVSWDAAEYAIGVGEQLGREADTTRLTLVHSATTLAVGVVGAAVAYAVSLSVGGGQPVASLVLLLFGVVALVAALRGGGDDGGSNRGRRRR
- a CDS encoding DUF58 domain-containing protein, translating into MRDIDTNRWTGIEGAALLAGAAGVVLQQPSLLLVAGVGVAYTAYAWLSDAPTPRLDVERTLSEATPDADEEVRVTVTVTNEGAALTDLRLIDGVPPALEVTDGAARHGTALRAGKSATFSYAVEAVRGEHVWEPLRAVVRSPSAEREHSEAFAPAEETTLRCAPSLEATSDLPLRGLTTQYTGRVATDVAGDGLEFYSTREYRRGDPLNRIDWNRRARTGEMATLEFREERAATVVLVVDAREESYVAGEAGGQNAVERSVDAATRAFSSLLDSGDRVGVAALSPRECWLAPATGADHRARARELFAANPALAPTPPNDPYYPIVALRRLRRRLPSDAQVLFFSPLADDLAVTAARRLDAYGHLVTVVSPDPTTDDTAGHRLARVERRNRLARLRRAGLRVVDWGERPLAIELARAGRRWSR
- a CDS encoding DUF7269 family protein, with translation MNTGSFVAGAGVVAVLGGLAALAGFVVPGLNVTFVFVTVVGLVAGVQGLRYALGRRNVDYRATDTGNPELRYRVPTPGDDADRRAGSADGWRGSGASNLRARLREAAVESLVLHDNCSPEAAEAHVDEGTWTDDPIAARYLGADVPLSWRRRLSLLVRRQSSAPARVARTVAAVEAIHDGDGSVAERRREREREREPEPNPASNPVEEGRA